A genome region from Anaerobacillus alkaliphilus includes the following:
- a CDS encoding N-acetylmuramoyl-L-alanine amidase family protein yields MPESSFAYPNLAPYDVIIDVGHGGVDGGTSADGILEKDLNLTFGKELYSELKKKSYRVGITRIHDYALSDDSPYHNISRHNQDLKQRKMIADALKPKVFLSLHMNWSKSSERRGPVVIYQASGRSFHLAQIVQQHLNDYFDLHKTPIRGKHYFLMQKLEMPSLIMELGYVSNNEDLQLLTDEKSQRQIVAAIVRAIDEYLFIYPSDLP; encoded by the coding sequence TTGCCAGAATCGAGTTTTGCCTATCCGAATTTAGCCCCTTATGACGTCATTATAGACGTTGGACATGGTGGCGTCGATGGCGGCACATCAGCAGATGGTATCTTAGAGAAAGACCTGAATTTAACTTTTGGAAAAGAGTTGTATTCTGAGTTAAAGAAAAAGTCATACCGTGTTGGCATTACCAGGATTCACGATTATGCATTAAGCGATGATAGCCCTTATCATAATATTAGTCGGCATAATCAAGATTTGAAACAACGAAAAATGATTGCAGATGCACTGAAACCAAAGGTTTTTCTAAGTCTACATATGAATTGGTCTAAAAGCAGTGAACGCAGAGGTCCTGTCGTAATCTATCAAGCAAGCGGAAGAAGTTTTCATTTAGCACAGATTGTTCAACAACATTTAAATGACTATTTCGACCTTCATAAAACTCCAATCAGAGGTAAACATTATTTTCTCATGCAAAAGCTTGAAATGCCTTCATTAATTATGGAGCTTGGATACGTTAGTAATAACGAAGACCTCCAACTGCTAACTGATGAAAAATCTCAACGCCAAATCGTTGCAGCTATCGTTCGTGCAATTGATGAATACTTATTTATATACCCATCCGATCTGCCATAA
- a CDS encoding L-threonine 3-dehydrogenase, giving the protein MKKILLTGALGQIGSELTLKMREIYGADNVIATDIRDNGSDVVQSGPFELLDVTDHKAMFDVANKYEVDTIIHLAALLSATAEKMPLLAWNLNMGGLVNALEVSRELNCKFFTPSSIGAFGPSTPKDQTPQDTIQRPTTMYGVNKVSGELLCDYYYHKYGVDTRGLRFPGLISYATPPGGGTTDYAVDIYYKAIEDARYTSYIAQGTYMDMMYMPDALNAIINLMEADPSKLIHRNSFNVTAMSFEPEQIAAEIKKHIPNFVMQYDVDPVRQGIADSWPNSIDCSAAQKEWGFKADYDLAKMTVDMLEKLKKTVTV; this is encoded by the coding sequence ATGAAGAAAATTTTATTAACTGGGGCTTTAGGACAAATCGGTTCAGAACTTACTCTAAAAATGCGTGAAATTTACGGAGCAGATAACGTGATTGCTACTGACATCCGTGATAACGGTAGCGACGTTGTTCAATCAGGCCCATTTGAACTGTTAGATGTGACTGATCACAAGGCGATGTTTGATGTTGCGAACAAATACGAAGTAGATACAATCATTCACTTGGCTGCATTATTATCAGCAACAGCTGAAAAAATGCCTTTACTTGCATGGAACTTAAACATGGGTGGTCTTGTCAATGCTCTAGAAGTTTCAAGAGAATTAAACTGTAAGTTCTTCACTCCTAGTTCGATTGGTGCCTTTGGTCCGTCAACGCCAAAAGATCAAACACCACAAGATACAATTCAACGTCCTACCACCATGTATGGTGTTAATAAAGTTTCAGGTGAACTTCTGTGTGACTACTACTACCATAAGTATGGCGTTGATACGCGAGGCCTTCGCTTCCCAGGCTTAATTTCATATGCTACACCACCTGGTGGCGGTACAACCGATTATGCTGTAGACATTTATTACAAGGCGATTGAAGATGCTCGTTACACTTCATACATTGCTCAAGGAACGTATATGGATATGATGTACATGCCAGACGCGTTAAATGCGATCATTAACTTAATGGAAGCAGATCCATCAAAGCTAATTCATCGTAATTCATTTAATGTGACAGCGATGAGCTTTGAACCAGAACAAATCGCAGCTGAAATTAAAAAGCACATTCCAAACTTTGTAATGCAATATGATGTAGACCCAGTAAGACAAGGAATTGCTGACAGCTGGCCAAATTCCATCGACTGCTCTGCTGCCCAAAAAGAATGGGGCTTTAAAGCAGACTACGATCTTGCCAAAATGACTGTTGATATGCTTGAAAAGCTAAAAAAAACCGTAACGGTTTGA
- a CDS encoding glycine C-acetyltransferase produces the protein MAKVLDSFLKENLDDLKSKGLFNVIDPLQSANGPIIKINGNDLINLSSNNYLGLATDQRLKEVAEKAIEEFGVGAGAVRTINGTLELHTKLEDKIAEFKHTEAAIAYQSGFNCNMAAISAVMDKNDAILSDELNHASIIDGCRLSKAKIIRFNHSDMDHLRQKAKEAVESGLYNKIMVITDGVFSMDGDVAKLPEIVQIAEEFDLITYVDDAHGSGVLGKGAGTVKHFGLSDKVDFQIGTLSKAIGVVGGYVAGKKELIEWLKVRSRPFLFSTALTPADVAASKKAIEILMESTELHDRLWENGDYLKKGLKELGFNIGESETPITPCIIGEERLTQQFSRRLYEEGVYAKSIVFPTVPQGTGRVRNMPTAAHTKEMLDEAIAIYEKVGKELGVI, from the coding sequence GTGGCAAAAGTTTTAGATAGTTTCTTAAAAGAAAATTTAGATGACTTAAAATCAAAAGGTCTTTTCAATGTGATTGATCCTCTTCAAAGTGCTAACGGGCCAATCATTAAGATTAATGGAAACGATTTAATTAACCTATCGTCAAACAATTACTTAGGATTAGCTACTGACCAACGCTTAAAAGAAGTAGCAGAAAAAGCGATTGAAGAATTTGGTGTAGGTGCAGGAGCTGTGCGTACGATTAACGGTACGTTAGAGTTACACACAAAATTAGAGGATAAAATTGCTGAGTTTAAACATACAGAAGCGGCCATCGCTTATCAATCAGGCTTCAACTGTAACATGGCTGCTATATCTGCCGTTATGGATAAAAATGATGCCATTTTATCAGATGAGCTAAACCACGCGTCAATTATCGATGGTTGCCGTCTATCAAAAGCAAAGATCATTCGTTTTAATCATTCAGATATGGATCACTTACGCCAAAAAGCAAAAGAGGCTGTTGAAAGTGGTCTTTATAACAAAATTATGGTCATCACTGATGGCGTATTCTCAATGGACGGTGATGTAGCCAAACTACCTGAAATTGTTCAAATTGCTGAAGAATTTGACTTAATTACTTATGTCGATGACGCTCACGGTTCTGGTGTCCTCGGAAAAGGTGCAGGTACTGTCAAGCACTTCGGACTATCTGATAAAGTTGACTTCCAAATTGGAACTCTTTCTAAGGCAATTGGAGTCGTTGGTGGTTATGTAGCAGGTAAAAAAGAATTAATTGAATGGCTAAAAGTAAGAAGCCGTCCATTCTTATTTTCTACTGCCCTAACTCCAGCTGACGTTGCTGCTAGTAAAAAAGCGATTGAGATTTTAATGGAAAGCACAGAGTTACATGACCGTTTATGGGAAAATGGTGACTATTTAAAGAAAGGCTTAAAAGAGCTTGGCTTTAACATCGGGGAAAGTGAAACACCAATTACACCTTGTATTATCGGTGAAGAAAGATTAACACAACAATTCAGCCGTCGTTTATATGAAGAGGGCGTTTATGCGAAATCAATCGTCTTCCCTACTGTTCCTCAAGGAACTGGACGCGTACGTAACATGCCAACTGCAGCACATACAAAAGAAATGCTAGATGAGGCAATTGCGATCTACGAAAAGGTAGGAAAAGAATTAGGGGTTATTTAA
- a CDS encoding class I SAM-dependent methyltransferase, with product MVKDEMFLTYIRNMNESFSGWDFSYITNTGRVQNELMTWSYGSLLVPNLAKANTMLDMGTGGGELLSKLKPLPPKVFATEAYKPNVPIARNRLEPLGIQVYEIEEDNKLPFEKDFFDLVINRHEAYCRKEVKRVLRNKGVFITQQVGGTDCAQINDALGAPPYDEYAYWNLDYAVKELENHGFKIVLAKEEFPLQRFYDVGALVYYLKAVPWQVPNFEVETYISRLYEIHQHIQNKGYFDVRQHRFVIEARPM from the coding sequence ATGGTAAAAGATGAGATGTTTTTAACGTATATACGTAACATGAATGAAAGTTTTAGTGGTTGGGATTTTTCTTATATTACTAATACTGGGCGTGTTCAGAATGAATTGATGACGTGGTCTTATGGCAGCCTTTTAGTACCAAACCTAGCAAAAGCTAACACAATGCTTGATATGGGGACTGGAGGTGGAGAGCTACTGTCAAAACTGAAACCACTACCGCCAAAGGTTTTTGCGACAGAGGCATATAAACCTAATGTTCCGATTGCTAGAAATAGACTTGAGCCATTGGGCATTCAAGTTTATGAAATTGAGGAAGATAATAAGCTCCCGTTCGAAAAAGATTTTTTTGACTTAGTTATTAACCGGCATGAGGCTTATTGCCGGAAGGAAGTAAAAAGAGTGCTTCGTAACAAAGGCGTTTTTATCACGCAGCAAGTTGGTGGAACCGATTGTGCGCAAATAAATGATGCGCTTGGGGCACCTCCTTATGATGAATATGCGTATTGGAATTTGGATTATGCAGTAAAGGAGCTTGAAAATCATGGTTTCAAGATTGTTCTTGCGAAAGAGGAATTTCCACTGCAACGATTTTACGATGTTGGTGCACTAGTTTACTATTTGAAGGCTGTACCATGGCAAGTGCCTAATTTTGAGGTAGAAACATACATTTCTAGATTATATGAAATCCATCAACACATTCAGAACAAGGGTTATTTTGACGTAAGGCAGCATCGCTTTGTGATTGAAGCTCGACCTATGTAA
- a CDS encoding CBO0543 family protein, which produces MVSLGHRFGKKILKWLLLFGLIASPISLLGRSYKNWVILFLLNSYVNFFIAPILAKKKVLRYPVRFLPKYYKSSIIYDYCLCSLVTVWYCRLTNQDSFKQLVLKVWLFSIPQALMERWLERHTQLIKYSKGWNWIYSLLTITSAKLVLRCFLIFLDRTDKKMS; this is translated from the coding sequence GTGGTTTCCTTGGGGCATCGCTTTGGAAAAAAAATTCTTAAATGGTTGTTGCTTTTCGGTCTAATAGCTTCACCAATCTCATTACTAGGAAGGAGTTATAAAAACTGGGTTATTCTGTTTTTACTCAACAGCTATGTTAATTTTTTTATAGCTCCAATACTTGCGAAGAAAAAAGTATTGCGTTATCCCGTCCGTTTTTTACCTAAATATTATAAGAGCAGTATCATTTACGACTATTGCTTATGTTCGTTAGTTACAGTTTGGTATTGTCGATTGACTAATCAGGATTCGTTTAAACAGTTAGTTTTAAAGGTATGGCTATTCTCTATCCCACAAGCATTAATGGAGCGCTGGTTAGAACGGCACACACAACTTATCAAATACAGCAAAGGCTGGAATTGGATTTATTCCTTACTTACGATAACATCTGCAAAATTAGTACTTAGATGTTTTTTAATTTTTCTCGATCGCACAGATAAAAAAATGAGCTAA
- a CDS encoding HAD family hydrolase: MYKVILFDLDGTLTDPKLGITKCVEYSLAKLGISEPNLDMLEKFIGPPLQESFAKIYGFDIETTNRAIEYYRERFREKGMYENEVYSGISSLLASLKNQEKIVVVATSKPTVFAEKILQHFCLDQYFDLIVGSNLDGTRTSKTDVIQYILEEYPEFEKHQFLMIGDREHDIIGANNTRIDSIAVTYGYGTFAELEVVKPTCIVKDVEELREKLTFECISG; this comes from the coding sequence ATGTATAAAGTTATTCTTTTTGACCTAGATGGAACGCTAACTGATCCTAAGCTTGGAATTACGAAGTGCGTGGAGTATTCGTTAGCGAAATTAGGGATTTCTGAACCAAATCTTGATATGCTGGAGAAGTTCATTGGGCCACCACTTCAAGAGTCATTTGCGAAAATCTATGGTTTCGATATAGAAACGACGAACAGAGCGATTGAGTACTATAGAGAGCGGTTTCGAGAAAAAGGCATGTATGAAAATGAAGTATATTCTGGAATTTCAAGTCTACTCGCTTCTTTAAAGAATCAAGAAAAAATAGTAGTCGTTGCAACTTCAAAGCCAACCGTGTTTGCCGAGAAAATACTGCAACATTTTTGTTTAGATCAGTATTTTGACCTTATCGTAGGAAGTAATTTGGATGGTACGAGAACTTCAAAAACTGATGTTATTCAATACATTTTAGAAGAGTATCCTGAATTCGAGAAACATCAATTTTTAATGATCGGTGATCGTGAGCATGACATTATTGGCGCAAACAACACGAGAATAGACTCAATCGCTGTTACATACGGGTATGGTACTTTCGCTGAATTAGAAGTGGTTAAGCCAACCTGTATTGTCAAAGATGTTGAAGAACTACGTGAGAAATTGACGTTTGAATGTATTAGTGGGTGA
- a CDS encoding type II CAAX prenyl endopeptidase Rce1 family protein, which translates to MEIWLHFLLFAIPGFLIYYGLYYLTPKLVKKGVPLIFAFWSCLWIPVIALLPLAISLADVIDGMELSRSAVVERFHLHPLRGSDWLWVGGAVIATILLDQLLEPIGKYFARKKAFAPPPYLPAPFNPLHKFTFPPHDFFGVKLAGNWKLLLLFIPLHLVAMFSEEMMWRGFLLPLQVAIFGDLAWVLNGLLWAWIVHACLKWHFVGMLPSMLIAPFIAQLTGSTLASFFVHAIPNSLLWIILLLGIIQKKDNQMNTPIS; encoded by the coding sequence ATGGAGATCTGGCTACATTTTTTACTTTTTGCTATACCTGGTTTTCTTATTTATTATGGCTTGTATTATCTTACTCCTAAACTAGTAAAGAAAGGCGTACCACTAATCTTTGCGTTTTGGAGTTGTTTGTGGATACCAGTCATCGCTTTACTGCCCTTGGCCATATCATTGGCAGACGTCATTGATGGTATGGAACTGTCACGATCTGCGGTGGTCGAGAGGTTTCATCTTCACCCACTACGAGGGAGTGATTGGTTATGGGTTGGCGGTGCAGTTATAGCTACAATCTTATTAGATCAATTGCTAGAACCTATAGGCAAATATTTTGCTAGAAAAAAAGCATTTGCTCCACCACCCTATTTACCTGCGCCTTTTAACCCGTTACATAAGTTTACTTTTCCACCACATGATTTTTTTGGGGTGAAATTAGCTGGTAATTGGAAATTGTTACTTTTATTTATACCCCTGCATTTAGTTGCCATGTTTAGTGAGGAAATGATGTGGCGAGGCTTTTTGCTTCCGCTTCAAGTAGCGATCTTTGGCGATCTAGCCTGGGTATTAAATGGTTTGCTTTGGGCTTGGATTGTTCACGCTTGTTTAAAATGGCATTTTGTTGGAATGCTGCCGAGTATGTTAATTGCACCCTTTATTGCTCAACTTACAGGATCCACTTTGGCATCATTCTTTGTTCATGCCATTCCAAACTCATTATTATGGATTATTTTATTGCTAGGTATAATACAAAAAAAAGATAACCAAATGAATACACCCATTTCTTGA
- a CDS encoding serine hydrolase domain-containing protein → MNQGYELLDKYLSEVEAFGLSGAVLVGQGSQIEFKKAYGFSNIKENILSQTDTIYDMGSITKPFTAVAIMKLIQENKLSFGDRVADILSDVQNWSKEKTRHHNSPFTHSHSRN, encoded by the coding sequence GTGAACCAGGGTTATGAGCTACTAGATAAATATCTATCCGAGGTAGAGGCATTTGGGTTATCCGGTGCGGTACTAGTTGGACAGGGTAGCCAAATAGAATTTAAGAAGGCTTACGGTTTTTCCAACATAAAGGAAAACATATTAAGTCAAACGGATACAATCTATGATATGGGTTCAATCACAAAACCATTTACTGCAGTAGCAATCATGAAGCTCATTCAAGAGAATAAGCTATCATTTGGGGATAGAGTTGCAGATATTCTTAGCGATGTGCAGAATTGGAGTAAAGAAAAAACAAGACATCACAATTCACCATTTACTCACTCACACAGCAGGAATTAA
- a CDS encoding serine hydrolase domain-containing protein: protein MQIFLAMCRIGVKKKQDITIHHLLTHTAGIKDTVGDDYLFETTEEVLNRINYQPLLSKSGTKYHYANDGFTLLTMVLEKVTGKEYEEYLNQHIFAPLGMKETGYNLPKWNSSKISHGYVNFHNFGHSLEKCYPTWALKGTGGMLSTLEDMFRWHKALVDYEILDKKTTELMYIPYLNNYGCGWEVDESNGQLIVSHNGASYYGTSACFYRNLITEQTIILFTNQSFNHFALVKPIMHHVKEILELESLGSDGIVKKMSNIPNLSLEHLPKTLKGKTIKYSLNGTSAKINWGSHFGLLELSDDVLRFLVNKQVNENIDNSIAIAHELVEQSDTILRLMLNNPEIIEQRKTILGRTIQEYVEKNGEINRIAVYGASPSVIMKSTVEIRVELKNTVTESDALYMYFFWEEEGKLKYVGFANGLKDVETLLIKPMKLDDWNNRQECVSLSLNSHHFQHFAIQGNELISL from the coding sequence TTGCAGATATTCTTAGCGATGTGCAGAATTGGAGTAAAGAAAAAACAAGACATCACAATTCACCATTTACTCACTCACACAGCAGGAATTAAGGACACCGTAGGGGATGATTACCTATTTGAAACCACTGAAGAGGTATTAAATAGAATTAATTATCAGCCTCTGCTATCTAAGTCAGGAACGAAGTATCATTATGCTAACGATGGATTTACATTACTTACGATGGTACTTGAGAAGGTAACTGGTAAGGAGTACGAGGAATATTTAAATCAGCATATATTTGCTCCTTTAGGAATGAAAGAAACAGGTTATAATCTACCAAAATGGAATAGCTCTAAAATCTCACATGGTTATGTTAACTTTCATAATTTTGGGCATTCACTAGAAAAATGCTATCCTACGTGGGCATTAAAGGGGACTGGCGGAATGCTTTCAACTTTAGAAGATATGTTTCGATGGCACAAGGCCCTAGTAGATTATGAAATTCTTGATAAAAAGACAACAGAATTGATGTATATTCCGTATCTAAATAATTATGGGTGCGGCTGGGAAGTCGATGAATCTAATGGTCAATTGATTGTTAGTCATAATGGAGCAAGCTACTATGGTACAAGTGCCTGTTTCTATAGAAATCTTATTACCGAACAAACAATTATCCTTTTTACAAATCAATCTTTCAATCACTTTGCACTAGTCAAACCGATAATGCACCATGTAAAGGAAATTCTAGAACTTGAGAGCCTTGGGAGTGATGGTATTGTTAAAAAAATGAGTAATATCCCAAATCTTTCCCTAGAACATCTTCCTAAAACTTTAAAAGGGAAAACAATTAAATATAGTCTAAACGGGACGTCTGCTAAGATAAATTGGGGATCCCACTTTGGGTTACTAGAGTTAAGTGATGATGTCCTAAGGTTTTTGGTTAATAAACAGGTAAACGAGAATATAGACAATTCAATCGCCATAGCTCATGAACTTGTTGAGCAGAGTGACACAATTCTTAGGTTAATGCTTAATAATCCCGAAATAATTGAACAAAGGAAAACAATTTTAGGCAGAACCATTCAAGAGTATGTAGAGAAGAATGGTGAAATAAATAGGATAGCTGTTTATGGGGCTTCACCATCTGTGATTATGAAGTCAACAGTTGAGATAAGGGTGGAGTTAAAAAATACCGTTACTGAATCTGATGCACTTTATATGTACTTCTTTTGGGAGGAAGAAGGTAAATTAAAATATGTTGGATTTGCAAATGGGCTGAAAGATGTAGAAACATTGTTGATTAAGCCTATGAAACTTGATGATTGGAATAATCGCCAGGAGTGTGTCAGTCTAAGTCTAAATAGTCATCACTTTCAACACTTTGCTATTCAGGGTAATGAATTAATAAGTTTATAA
- a CDS encoding DUF2200 domain-containing protein, whose amino-acid sequence MAKHRIYTMSFASVYPHYVTKAEKKGRTKTEVDEIILWLTGYSQEELDAHLEKQTDFETFFAEASQLNPSRALIKGVVCGVRVEDIEEPTMQEIRYLDKLIDELAKGKAMEKILRK is encoded by the coding sequence ATGGCCAAACATCGTATCTATACAATGAGTTTTGCAAGTGTCTATCCACATTATGTTACGAAGGCGGAGAAAAAAGGACGTACGAAAACTGAAGTCGATGAAATCATCCTTTGGTTGACAGGCTATAGCCAGGAAGAGTTAGATGCACATTTGGAAAAGCAGACAGACTTTGAGACCTTCTTTGCGGAAGCATCTCAACTAAATCCTTCGAGGGCTTTAATAAAGGGTGTGGTCTGCGGTGTCCGAGTGGAAGACATTGAAGAACCAACTATGCAGGAAATTCGCTATTTGGACAAGCTAATCGATGAGTTAGCAAAGGGAAAAGCGATGGAGAAGATTTTACGGAAGTAA
- a CDS encoding DUF2785 domain-containing protein produces the protein MSLKEQLIEVKNHCGVYLPTDDLIELMLNNIGTIDSELRDKLIYATLAKWIQEDHLNNKQVRYILDRCLSNSHLLYCIGDNNSDSVFIRSFSALVIASLMNKDRETKLFTEEEFSMVFDKSVLYLGLEKDTRGFVDEKGWAHAIAHGADLLDSCVKHPRYCSEYHEITLETISTCLFHGVIYIDDEDERLVFVIQSLIDKGMEDEVLVSWIDNLSKKIKEVHIVEGYSLKFFRTKTNIMNFYKTLYFSLNSEKHYVRNRIEENIHSWKE, from the coding sequence ATGAGTTTAAAAGAGCAATTAATAGAAGTGAAAAATCATTGTGGTGTATATCTTCCTACTGATGATTTAATTGAGCTGATGCTCAATAATATAGGAACGATAGATTCAGAGTTAAGGGATAAGCTAATTTATGCTACTCTTGCAAAATGGATTCAAGAAGATCATTTAAATAATAAACAGGTTAGATACATACTGGATAGGTGTCTTAGTAATAGTCATTTACTTTACTGCATTGGGGATAATAACAGTGATTCCGTCTTTATAAGGTCATTTTCAGCCTTAGTAATTGCTAGTCTGATGAATAAAGACCGTGAAACAAAGTTATTTACGGAAGAAGAGTTTTCTATGGTTTTTGATAAGAGTGTTCTATATTTAGGTTTGGAAAAAGATACAAGGGGTTTTGTCGATGAAAAGGGGTGGGCTCATGCGATAGCTCATGGAGCAGATTTATTGGACTCGTGTGTAAAACACCCAAGGTATTGTTCTGAGTATCATGAGATTACGCTTGAAACCATTAGTACCTGTTTGTTTCATGGAGTTATTTATATTGATGATGAAGATGAAAGGTTGGTTTTTGTTATCCAATCTCTTATAGACAAAGGTATGGAAGATGAGGTATTGGTGTCTTGGATAGACAACCTATCAAAAAAAATAAAAGAAGTTCACATCGTAGAAGGATATTCATTAAAATTTTTTAGAACCAAAACAAATATAATGAATTTCTATAAAACACTTTATTTCAGTTTGAATAGCGAGAAACATTACGTAAGGAATAGAATAGAAGAGAACATCCATAGTTGGAAAGAATGA
- a CDS encoding alpha/beta fold hydrolase — protein sequence MTKEMLVKISDFHLFARITGSGNQMVVLESGYGDDSSAWDLIVSEVSEFAEVLVYDRAGLGKSERSTSPRTSREMVKELHILLHTLELKPPYIFVGHSFGGVNVRLYATEYPEDVAGLVLVDTTPEDYRERFLPTMPKEFQDAYNQQFVLEGNYSEFMESLQQVKYSKQTLSVPLVVLAAGKKTHYSSESQALWNDMQREMLGISSKAEFVLAEKSAHYIQNDEPDLVVQAIKMLVNQYISK from the coding sequence ATGACGAAGGAAATGCTAGTGAAAATCAGTGATTTTCATTTGTTTGCTAGAATTACCGGTAGTGGAAACCAAATGGTAGTGTTGGAGTCAGGTTATGGTGATGACTCAAGTGCATGGGACTTGATTGTTTCCGAGGTTTCAGAGTTTGCTGAAGTTTTGGTTTATGATCGCGCGGGATTAGGTAAAAGCGAAAGAAGTACCTCTCCTCGAACTAGTCGGGAAATGGTTAAGGAACTACATATACTTTTACATACCTTAGAATTAAAACCGCCGTATATATTCGTCGGACATTCTTTTGGTGGTGTCAATGTAAGATTGTATGCTACTGAATATCCTGAGGACGTTGCAGGTCTGGTACTGGTTGACACTACTCCAGAGGATTACCGCGAAAGGTTTCTTCCAACTATGCCAAAAGAGTTTCAAGATGCTTATAACCAACAATTTGTCTTGGAAGGGAACTATTCTGAGTTTATGGAGAGTTTGCAGCAGGTAAAGTACTCGAAACAGACATTATCTGTTCCGCTGGTTGTTTTAGCGGCTGGCAAAAAAACACATTATTCTAGTGAGTCACAAGCCTTATGGAATGATATGCAACGAGAAATGTTAGGAATCTCTTCAAAAGCTGAATTTGTATTAGCCGAAAAAAGTGCACATTACATTCAAAATGATGAACCAGATTTAGTTGTTCAAGCTATTAAGATGCTGGTTAATCAATATATTTCCAAATAA